The Tamandua tetradactyla isolate mTamTet1 chromosome 6, mTamTet1.pri, whole genome shotgun sequence genome contains the following window.
GTCCAACACAtgattctgaagatgcttccctacattttcttctagaagttttatagtcctggttcttatatttaggtctttgatccattttgagttaatctttttgtatattgtgtgagataggggtccaccttcattctttttgtatACCCAGTTTTCCTAGcgccatttgtggaagagactgttctttctcaattgagtgggCTTGATGGCCttgtaaaaatcagttggccataatgTGAGAGTCTAATTCTGACCTCTCAgacaattccattggtcagtatctcTATCCTTATGCTACTACCATGCTGGAAAAACATGGCCTTGAAGGACTTCAGAGTTTAAGATGAGGTGTTTGAGCTGAAGACAGTGATGGGATTACCTTGAAGGTCTTTTCTTAGGGTCATGGGGTGATCCTCTATACTGCTTCTACCTAGGACTATCTTAATTGTTATAGTAACTTCCTGATATCAATTTACTTTCTGAAGAAAAAACCTAAACaataatttatgttttctcttctttttatgttTCAAGTAAATGATCAAAAAGTGACTTCAAATGAGCACATTTCAACAGCAGAAGAAAACGAATCCTGCTTTGCCCAACCCAAACCATGTAAAATGGGAAGTGGATGCAGTTTTTATGGCAATGTACAAAGAGAAAGCCTTCCTCCACTAGAAGAGCTCAAGATTTCCACGGCATCTACAGCTAATGGTATTAAATCCCTTTGTGAACAGCCCCTGGCCACCTTAGGAAAGGATGAAGCAGATCAACCAGGGAAGACCCAGCTTCTAGAGGGACCTGAGGAGTCTGGGCCCCCCCAGCCAGATGGCAAACTGGATACCCcaggaagacaggaaaagaaagatgTGGAAGCTATGACAGACTTTCAGCCTTTAAAAGGAAATACTGAGATCACACCTTTAGCAACAGAAGCCAACAGTCAGCCTTTGagtacagagggagagagggaccCTCCTGGAACACTGGAAGTTCCTGAGAACCCACAAACTGCCAGAGAGATGAAACTTCCAGGATCATCTGAGGAAATTCAACCAGTGGAAACAGCTGGAGAGTTACAACCTCAAAAAACAGGGGAAAAGGATGAACAGCCCCAACTTCCAGAAAC
Protein-coding sequences here:
- the ERICH5 gene encoding glutamate-rich protein 5 isoform X2, which encodes MGCSSSALNKASDAIRFRSVNDQKVTSNEHISTAEENESCFAQPKPCKMGSGCSFYGNVQRESLPPLEELKISTASTANGIKSLCEQPLATLGKDEADQPGKTQLLEGPEESGPPQPDGKLDTPGRQEKKDVEAMTDFQPLKGNTEITPLATEANSQPLSTEGERDPPGTLEVPENPQTAREMKLPGSSEEIQPVETAGELQPQKTGEKDEQPQLPETVPKGSESAEVLEGGLFMETAEEQQLQETVGGDEQSQLLERLPKESETPEMWDGNHLVETTVKNESLYKTPEGPGSMEQIQPDEICESMDYPAGIIETEANVEMVQKIHTSEEDQHIEGETGEKVESEMVNEKVSERAEMKEEETGEAMDPSAAT